One Tetrapisispora phaffii CBS 4417 chromosome 2, complete genome genomic region harbors:
- the RPE1 gene encoding ribulose-phosphate 3-epimerase RPE1 (similar to Saccharomyces cerevisiae RPE1 (YJL121C); ancestral locus Anc_1.234) — protein sequence MVKSIIAPSILASDFSNLGCDCHRVINAGADWLHIDVMDGHFVPNITLGQPIVESLRKAVPRPGDVSDKPKAFFDCHMMVSNPEQWVEDFAKCGADQFTFHYESTKDPLALVKLIKSHGIRAACAIKPGTPVDVLFELGKYLDMALVMTVEPGFGGQKFMPDMMPKVAKLRELFPQLDIQVDGGLGKETIPMAANAGANVIVAGTSVFKASDPVDVISFMREKVNDNLKSKNLLD from the coding sequence ATGGTTAAATCTATTATTGCTCCAAGTATTCTAGCttctgatttttcaaatctaGGCTGTGACTGTCATCGTGTTATCAATGCAGGTGCAGACTGGTTACATATTGATGTCATGGACGGACATTTTGTTCCAAATATCACTCTTGGTCAACCAATTGTAGAATCTCTAAGAAAAGCAGTCCCAAGACCAGGTGATGTGTCTGATAAACCAAAAGCGTTCTTTGATTGCCACATGATGGTCTCAAACCCAGAACAATGGGTCGAAGATTTCGCCAAGTGCGGGGCTGATCAATTCACTTTCCATTACGAATCTACAAAGGATCCTCTGGCTCTAGTCAAATTAATCAAATCCCATGGTATAAGGGCAGCCTGTGCCATCAAACCAGGTACTCCAGTCGACGTCTTATTCGAACTAGGTAAATATCTGGATATGGCATTAGTAATGACTGTTGAACCAGGTTTTGGTGGTCAAAAGTTCATGCCAGATATGATGCCAAAGGTTGCCAAATTAAGAGAACTATTCCCACAACTGGACATTCAAGTCGACGGTGGTTTAGGTAAGGAGACGATCCCAATGGCTGCCAATGCAGGTGCTAATGTTATCGTTGCAGGTACTAGTGTGTTTAAAGCATCCGATCCTGTTGATGTCATTAGCTTTATGAGAGAAAAAGTCAATGATAActtaaaatcaaaaaatctTCTTGATTAA
- the MCO6 gene encoding Mco6p (similar to Saccharomyces cerevisiae YJL127C-B; ancestral locus Anc_1.226), with amino-acid sequence MTSFFHQIKNIFVESHSPYQQILLSRKAFFQFIGFLGGCVIITVATQSTYLD; translated from the coding sequence ATGACTTCGTTTTTCcatcaaattaaaaatattttcgtTGAATCACATTCCCCTTATCAACAAATATTACTATCAAGGAAAGCattctttcaatttattgGATTTTTAGGTGGTTGTGTGATTATTACAGTAGCAACTCAATCAACGTATTTGGATTAA
- the PLN1 gene encoding Pln1p (similar to Saccharomyces cerevisiae PET10 (YKR046C); ancestral locus Anc_1.236) — protein sequence MGIKNTINDITMSNSNSNSQDDFSKHEVKIVIDKKTIEKFTQSSPTLNHLAKYKVISIFLNYFLNLPFFSSIVSWIICYNYKFKKTLLESNNVPIVAKRIYQRAENLIWKCDEVFNYLILREGIDHFFLELNKRHYLPGVWLLWFYIDYLANFIDVLLKELVIKPFKISYITKNENNSNLGSNSNLNLELNSNAKDLETKKKSNGTTYDNLSNLNYNSSNEDLEELNNKNIVELPHLYELTSTTKSISKDIQEKLNDNYNSYIKPTTQKLTNLYIDEPKKIMSQVHSAKSTEIYKTVSGSYEENFKKNNESIPRAIVSTGKDIGSLTLEKLTKTKQQQAHTDKAKESTTPKFFKEKITILV from the coding sequence ATGGGTATCAAGAATActattaatgatataacAATGTCTAATTCAAATAGCAACTCTCAGGATGACTTTTCGAAACATGAGGTTAAGATTGTTATTGATAAGAAGACAATCGAAAAGTTTACTCAATCTTCCCCTACTTTGAATCATTTAGCAAAATATAAAGTCAtctcaatatttttaaattactttttgaatttaccTTTTTTCTCTTCTATTGTCTCCTGGATTATatgttataattataaatttaaaaaaacattattagAATCGAATAATGTACCAATTGTAGctaaaagaatatatcaACGTGCAGAAAATCTAATTTGGAAATGTGACGAAGTCTTCAATTACTTAATTTTAAGAGAAGGAATTGATCATTTTTTCcttgaattaaataagaGACATTATTTACCTGGAGTATGGTTACTTTGGTTTTATATCGATTATTTGGCAAATTTCATTGAcgttttattaaaagagTTAGTCATTAAaccatttaaaatttcttatattacaaaaaatgaaaacaattcaaatttagGCTCAAACTCAAATTTAAACTTAGAATTAAACTCAAATGCAAAAGATttagaaacaaaaaaaaaatcgAACGGTACTACTTATGACAACTTATCGAATTTAAATTACAACAGCAGTAATGAGGATTTggaagaattaaataataaaaatattgtagAGTTACCTCATTTATATGAATTAACCAGTACAACTAAAAGTATCTCCAAAGATATACAAGAGAAGttaaatgataattataatagTTACATCAAACCGACTACTCAAAAATTAACTAATTTATACATTGATGAAcctaaaaaaataatgtcACAAGTTCATTCAGCAAAATCAActgaaatttataaaactGTCTCCGGAAGTTATGAagaaaactttaaaaaaaataatgaaagtATTCCAAGGGCAATAGTCTCAACAGGCAAGGATATTGGTTCGTTAACTTTAGAAAAATTgacaaaaacaaaacaacaacaagcTCATACTGATAAAGCCAAGGAATCTACCACCccaaaattttttaaagaaaaaattacGATCCTGGTTTAA
- the SPT10 gene encoding Spt10p (similar to Saccharomyces cerevisiae SPT10 (YJL127C); ancestral locus Anc_1.227), with translation MNIFSQVGGLSPNYDKNFISNGDVHGRETDDGEFDDSVNMMYHTPLQPHTLLLKDGETTATMYPLPANPELLPIGLLAFLLDEFNMEIEKGDSFPFYEPLSLSKFKEVWFQKDGHICIMVLGEIPELDYSIENDISDLENNYGTNIETMRNSSYYKKRKQRRNLSLNIQWEKQCLGLFSLNPAYPGRSSHVVTGSFLVNAGIRGKGIGKTLVETFNEWAKRLGFTSCYFPLIYSTSVGIRRIFEVLNFKRIGKIPESGILKGFDVPVDSFIYGKEYTHITKGMDSLRDPEKTEDISKYERLIYYLKVKKYPPYCDRNEKARLRVSSKTHYLLNGKLMTKGREIIFDPLKQKQIAMEMHLVEHQGINKITSKIVERYHWKGIKNTVSEVLAQCLKCKMRHLDGTGVVVMPNDNVPQAHMLPENAIASANLLHINKPSRGNDAGSMIEDAKFIYDNDLSDVDGGVNVPMNYNHLQSNTNMHKNTSSKMTIHKYNNNNSTNNNGNSTDNDNNDNDNNIEHNGDKSMSKRSDINSNGKTVSPMMDEDEEFYHSSTLSQMAAAAVRNLQNETEKDEIIEPTPPDSLNNNITLPTPFLSPTSSNTTNKHKMKLSNENNTKLMSETAMRTNAVIERRDIQLANEEDEDLMQEENPANQEVEMNSFNRFIGEENDRRKRKYLEVAEVALPHHNNKNRRKHNNTTSSTESRNHHHQQHKKKRILLITAVAI, from the coding sequence atgaatatattttctcaGGTTGGTGGACTGTCACCTAACTATGACAAAAATTTCATATCAAATGGCGATGTCCATGGTAGAGAAACTGATGATGGTGAATTTGATGATTCCGTGAATATGATGTATCACACGCCTCTACAACCGCATACACTTCTATTGAAGGATGGTGAGACTACAGCTACAATGTATCCATTGCCTGCGAATCCTGAATTACTACCAATAGGTTTATTAGCTTTTTTGTTagatgaatttaatatggaaattgaaaaaggtGACAGTTTCCCATTCTATGAACCGCTGTCTTTAtctaaattcaaagaaGTATGGTTTCAAAAGGATGGCCATATTTGTATCATGGTATTAGGTGAAATTCCTGAATTAGATTATAGCATTGAAAACGATATAAGTGATTTAGAGAATAATTATGGTACTAATATTGAAACGATGAGAAATTCTTCGTATTATAAAAAACGTAAgcaaagaagaaatttaaGTCTAAATATACAATGGGAAAAGCAATGTTTAGgtttgttttctttaaatcCTGCATATCCTGGTAGATCATCGCATGTAGTTACTGGGTCATTTTTAGTTAATGCAGGTATCCGGGGTAAAGGTATTGGTAAAACATTAGTCGAAACATTTAATGAATGGGCAAAACGACTTGGTTTTACTTCATGTTATTTCCCGCTAATATACAGTACTAGCGTTGGTATAAGAagaatatttgaagttTTAAACTTCAAAAGAATTGGTAAAATCCCAGAATCTGGTATTTTAAAAGGGTTTGATGTTCCTGTGGATTCATTCATATATGGGAAAGAATATACACATATCACAAAAGGAATGGATTCCTTAAGAGATCCAGAAAAAACAGAAGATATCTCAAAATATGAAAgattgatatattatttaaaagttaaaaaatacCCACCATATTGTGATAGAAATGAAAAGGCGAGACTTCGTGTTTCATCAAAGAcacattatttattaaacgGTAAACTAATGACAAAAGGACGcgaaattatatttgatccattgaaacaaaaacaaattgcAATGGAAATGCATTTAGTGGAACATCAAGGTATTAATAAGATTACATCCAAAATTGTAGAAAGGTATCATTGGAAAGGTATTAAAAATACAGTATCTGAAGTTTTAGCACAATGTCTAAAATGCAAGATGAGACATTTAGATGGCACAGGTGTGGTAGTCATGCCAAATGATAACGTTCCTCAAGCACATATGTTACCCGAAAATGCAATAGCATCAGCCAATTTACTGCATATAAATAAACCTTCACGTGGGAATGACGCTGGATCCATGATCGAAGACgcaaaatttatttacgATAATGATTTAAGTGACGTAGATGGAGGGGTTAATGTCCCCATGAATTATAACCATTTACAATCAAATACAAACATGCATAAGAATACTAGTTCTAAAATGACTattcataaatataataataataatagtacaaataataatggtaaCAGTActgataatgataataacgATAATGACAACAATATTGAACATAATGGTGACAAGAGTATGAGTAAACGTTCTGACATAAATTCAAATGGGAAAACCGTTTCACCAATGATGGATGAAGATGAGGAGTTTTATCATTCTTCAACATTATCACAAATGGCAGCTGCAGCAGTACGAAATCTACAAAACGAAACCGAAAAAGATGAAATCATCGAACCTACACCACcagattcattaaataataacattacATTACCGACTCCATTTTTATCACCAACATCTTCGAACACCACTAATAAGcacaaaatgaaattatcaaatgaaaataatacaaaacTAATGTCGGAGACTGCAATGCGAACGAATGCGGTAATTGAAAGGAGAGATATACAACTTgcaaatgaagaagatgaagacTTAATGCAAGAAGAAAATCCGGCGAATCAAGAAGTAGAaatgaattcatttaaCAGATTTATTGGAGAAGAGAATGATAGAAGAAAAAGGAAATATCTGGAGGTTGCAGAAGTTGCACTTCCACACcataacaataaaaatagaaggaaacataataatactaCCAGCAGTACAGAAAGTCGtaatcatcatcatcagcagcataaaaaaaaaagaattcttctaataacAGCGGTAGCAATATAA
- the FMP46 gene encoding putative redox protein (similar to Saccharomyces cerevisiae FMP46 (YKR049C); ancestral locus Anc_1.231), with the protein MSLFRTLQNQPRVISLFTQGVEVNSGSKILYNELNKHCKSADAKTRFNIEVHKTFPTLDQLKYMVDINPKVVEQQVPNLMKIISAKNNSGIFGSSLETCIKEGIWNPEKSIWMDWEKKSIGNNLSSLQTYLKSLETK; encoded by the coding sequence ATGTCACTATTTAGAACTTTACAGAACCAACCTCGTGTGATCTCTTTGTTTACGCAAGGCGTAGAGGTGAACTCCGGATCTAAgattttatataatgaattgaataaacATTGCAAAAGTGCTGATGCGAAGACAAGGTTCAACATTGAAGTCCATAAGACGTTTCCCACTCTtgatcaattaaaatacaTGGTTGACATAAATCCAAAGGTAGTAGAACAACAGGTTCCAAACCTAATGAAAATCATTAGTGCTAAGAATAATTCTGGCATATTTGGCTCAAGTTTGGAAACTTGTATCAAAGAAGGTATATGGAACCCAGAAAAATCGATTTGGATGGATTGGGAGAAAAAAAGTATTGGTAATAATCTCAGCAGTTTACAAACCTACTTAAAGAGTTTAGAAACTAAGTGA
- the TPHA0B03180 gene encoding gag-pol fusion protein (Ty like retrotransposon) produces MLFNQIQSMFNKSIEEQHSWASKSLRTVAKQIIAAERGTYLSDSEKENNMQKVLDHFEALMLIALNPDHQATCLNLLGRNETINSSDVISVISNNVSANNNDVTSSPDNSDSEFRPSQYLRRSIVSSVEPESPALQAQIQQLHSALKAQQEAAALEIERQTSSNTRLMKQIDELKANHTTELNKAKQEFERHIEHIRPHNQRHNHTDESIVGQSLPEVDGVRLVKSRHLNPTESHDRNIRYTQFEAAAGEKLIYLYNTQNGKIISTEDALAQYTEASQSSPPLPPVAVSQQLFPDPPFLRVLPQSFVPATADSPLTTNELMHIQSSSSELDELASSPTSASSHSIHPVLTAVLVAHQSYEAQLPRTINQAMSHPDAAEWKAACIRELSAFRSHETYELVPLPTGRRSLGSRWVFTEKSNGLKKARLVAQGNSQKEGIDYSETFAPVIRYDSVRLFLAMAASLKLRIHQMDVDTAFLNSAIDGEVYVRQPPGFLDSHYPTHVWKLKGGMYGLKQAPFLWNTHINETLLSFGFTRHAGEYGLYFSKSADGLVLVALYVDDLLIAAPSSKAMTPLKELLCSSYSMKDLGPVNKFLGMTIKQSENSISLDLSEYISSAASTSQINVDKAVHTPLSKTTDLFGDTSPLLINITPYQSLIGQLLFAANAGRPDISFAVSTLSRFLESPRQVHFAAAQRLLQYLYTTRYDSLCYKTSHPLSISIYTDASTASKDDLPFSTGGYITTMADGAVTWSSRKIKSTVCLSSTEAECIAGSEAVKESQWLVNFFKFMDLKI; encoded by the coding sequence ATGTTATTCAATCAGATCCAGTCAATGTTTAACAAGTCGATCGAAGAACAACACTCCTGGGCTAGTAAATCCCTTAGAACTGTTGCAAAACAGATTATTGCTGCAGAAAGAGGCACTTACTTGTCTGACAgtgaaaaagaaaataatatgcAGAAAGTCCTGGATCATTTTGAGGCTCTGATGCTTATTGCATTGAACCCTGATCACCAGGCCACATGTTTAAATTTGTTGGGAAGAAATGAGACTATCAACTCCAGTGACGTCATTTCTGTTATCTCCAACAATGTTTCTGCCAACAATAACGATGTTACAAGCTCGCCTGACAACTCTGATTCTGAGTTTCGCCCTTCTCAGTATTTGCGAAGATCCATTGTTTCATCTGTTGAGCCCGAAAGCCCAGCTCTGCAAGCACAAATCCAACAGCTTCATTCTGCTTTAAAAGCCCAACAAGAGGCCGCTGCTCTGGAGATAGAGAGGCAAACGAGCAGTAATACTCGATTAATGAAGCAGATAGATGAGCTCAAAGCTAACCACACTACAGAGCTTAATAAAGCCAAGCAGGAATTCGAAAGACACATAGAACACATTCGTCCACACAACCAAAGACACAACCATACCGATGAAAGTATTGTCGGCCAATCTCTTCCAGAAGTCGACGGTGTGCGCTTGGTTAAAAGCAGACACTTGAATCCAACCGAGTCCCACGACCGGAATATTAGGTATACACAGTTTGAAGCAGCTGCTGGGGAAAAGTTAATTTATCTATATAATACACAAAATggtaaaattatttctacTGAGGATGCTCTTGCACAATACACGGAGGCCTCACAGTCTTCACCTCCATTACCTCCCGTCGCTGTTAGTCAACAACTATTTCCAGATCCACCATTCCTTCGTGTCCTTCCTCAGTCTTTTGTTCCCGCTACTGCCGACTCGCCTCTGACCACCAATGAACTTATGCACATTCAAAGCTCCTCCAGTGAGCTAGATGAGCTAGCCTCGTCACCTACCTCGGCATCGTCCCACTCTATCCATCCAGTTCTTACTGCTGTTCTTGTTGCTCACCAATCATACGAAGCTCAACTGCCTCGAACTATCAATCAGGCCATGTCACATCCCGATGCTGCTGAATGGAAAGCTGCATGCATTCGTGAACTGTCTGCCTTTCGCTCACATGAAACTTATGAACTGGTTCCTCTTCCCACCGGTCGTCGCTCTTTAGGTTCTCGCTGGGTATTTACTGAGAAATCAAATGGTCTGAAGAAGGCTCGGCTAGTCGCCCAAGGAAACTCGCAGAAAGAAGGCATTGACTATAGTGAAACTTTTGCCCCAGTCATTCGTTATGACTCAGTTCGCCTGTTTCTTGCCATGGCTGCCTCTCTCAAACTTCGTATTCATCAAATGGATGTGGATACCGCATTTCTCAATTCTGCTATTGATGGGGAGGTCTATGTTCGTCAACCTCCAGGGTTTCTTGACTCTCACTATCCGACTCATGTTTGGAAACTAAAAGGTGGGATGTACGGTCTGAAACAAGCCCCGTTTCTATGGAACACACACATTAACGAGACGCTGCTCTCATTTGGGTTTACTCGTCATGCTGGTGAATACGGTCTCTATTTCTCTAAATCTGCCGATGGTTTGGTCCTTGTCGCCTTATATGTTGATGACTTACTGATTGCTGCTCCATCTTCCAAGGCAATGACTCCCTTAAAAGAGTTGCTCTGTTCTTCGTATTCCATGAAGGATCTAGGTCCTGTTAATAAGTTTCTCGGAATGACCATTAAACAATCCGAGAATAGCATTTCTCTAGATCTCTCTGAGTACATTAGCTCTGCTGCGAGCACGTCCCAAATCAACGTGGACAAGGCTGTACACACACCATTATCCAAGACCACTGACTTATTTGGTGATACTTCACCTCTATTAATCAATATCACCCCCTATCAGAGCCTGATTGGTCAACTGTTATTTGCTGCCAACGCAGGAAGACCTGACATCTCGTTTGCTGTGTCCACTCTATCCCGGTTTCTTGAATCCCCACGTCAAGTTCATTTCGCTGCTGCTCAACGTTTGCTCCAGTATCTCTACACCACTCGCTACGATAGTCTGTGTTACAAAACGAGTCATCCCCTTTCTATCTCTATCTATACCGATGCTTCGACCGCTTCCAAAGATGATCTCCCTTTTTCAACAGGGGGATATATCACTACAATGGCCGATGGTGCGGTCACGTGGTCTTCGAGGAAGATTAAATCCACCGTCTGTTTGTCCTCAACCGAAGCTGAATGCATAGCTGGGAGTGAGGCGGTCAAAGAAAGTCAATGGCTGGTCAACTTCTTTAAGTTCATGGATCTGAAGATATAA
- the PBS2 gene encoding mitogen-activated protein kinase kinase PBS2 (similar to Saccharomyces cerevisiae PBS2 (YJL128C); ancestral locus Anc_1.225): MGDGLIKDSIEKAHSFNLPRSASHTLSAENNQLHTPNVSSFKLNSYNADDHKFDIQQNYTTLNKKLRYKLSNFQQSRMAHKPYKDISSPSTPPSISPTPCSPTLKCSEFLNLHPNRVAPKRPIENDKLTSVSHTTSINNCDKLKSTTSRRPSLSARRGMRLSLNKLGLKETTENKNKKLHSHKDNNEKDYLMFKTKQTDTVTGTGSNTNVAPPSTLSALDVCDNYDDDDDDDNDMFSHQMATPLTPANLPLEMDLGKQEANEFTNFSGGVFESFAPFLDIDTGSINFEGKLSLSPQGIEYSNGSSSKFSIDDFEYLEKLGEGNYGQVFKVLHKTTGIIMALKKIKLELETSKLNQISMELEVLHNCNSPYVIDFYGAFFVEGTVYICMEYMDGGSLSSVTEKNKKLTHADCDDTSLQISGIEEQQLSKIAESIIRGLMELKDSHNIMHRDVKPSNIVYSKTEGSIKLCDFGVSGNLVASLAKTNIGCQSYMAPERINSNDQTSVPYSVHSDIWSLGITIVELALGYYPYPAEIYDNIFSQLNAIVSGPVPTLPSDKFSTNAQDFISLCLKKIHTKDGHIKNY; the protein is encoded by the coding sequence atgGGTGACGGACTTATTAAAGACTCCATTGAAAAAGCACATTCTTTTAATCTACCAAGATCTGCATCACATACGCTATCTGCTGAGAATAATCAGTTACATACACCAAATGTTTCttcattcaaattaaattcatataaTGCAGATGATCATAAATTCGATATACAACAGAATTATACCAcattaaacaaaaaattaagaTATAAATTAAGTAATTTTCAACAAAGTAGAATGGCGCATAAGCCATATAAGGATATTTCTTCTCCTTCAACTCCACCATCTATTTCGCCTACCCCATGTTCACCAACATTAAAATGTTcagaatttttaaatcttcatcCCAATAGAGTTGCACCAAAGAGaccaattgaaaatgataagTTAACTTCAGTCTCACATACTACATCGATTAATAATTGTGATAAACTAAAATCCACAACTTCAAGAAGACCAAGTTTAAGTGCCAGAAGAGGCATGAGACTGTCACTGAATAAGTTAGGATTGAAGGAAACTACagagaataaaaataaaaaattacatAGCcataaagataataatgaaaaagacTATCTTATGTTTAAAACAAAGCAAACAGATACTGTCACTGGGACAGGTTCTAACACAAATGTCGCTCCTCCTTCTACATTGTCAGCATTAGATGTCTGTGATAATTatgatgacgatgatgacgatgacAATGATATGTTTTCACATCAAATGGCAACACCTCTGACTCCCGCAAATTTACCACTTGAAATGGATCTCGGTAAACAGGAAGCAAACGAATTTACCAACTTTTCCGGAGGAGTATTTGAAAGCTTCGCACCATTTTTAGATATAGATACTGGTTCAATAAACTTCGAAGgtaaattatctttatcaCCTCAAGGGATAGAATATTCAAATGGTTCATCTTCAAAGTTCTCAattgatgattttgaatatttagaAAAACTTGGAGAAGGTAACTATGGACAAGTGTTTAAAGTCTTACATAAGACAACTGGGATAATAATGGCactcaaaaaaataaagttagaattagaaacatctaaattaaatcaaatatcaATGGAATTGGAAGTATTACATAATTGTAATTCTCCTTATGTAATAGATTTTTACGGAGCTTTCTTTGTTGAAGGCACAGTTTACATATGCATGGAATATATGGATGGTGGTTCACTATCAAGTGtaacagaaaaaaataaaaaattaactcATGCTGATTGTGATGATACAAGCTTACAAATAAGTGGAATTGAGGAGCAacaattatcaaaaattgcCGAATCCATTATTAGGGGTTTAATGGAGTTAAAAGATTCACATAATATAATGCATAGAGATGTAAAACCAAGCAATATTGTATACTCAAAGACTGAAGGTTCAATCAAATTATGTGACTTTGGTGTATCAGGAAATCTAGTTGCCTCATTGGctaaaacaaatattggCTGTCAATCATATATGGCGCCAGAACGTATTAACTCTAATGATCAGACGTCGGTACCCTATTCTGTTCACTCCGACATCTGGTCATTAGGAATTACTATAGTAGAATTGGCTCTTGGTTACTATCCCTACCCTGCTGaaatatatgataatatattttcacaATTAAATGCAATTGTATCAGGTCCAGTCCCTACTTTACCTTCTGATAAATTCAGTACTAATGCGCAAGattttatatctttatgCTTAAAAAAGATCCACACGAAAGACGGTCatataaagaattattaa